From Calothrix sp. PCC 6303, a single genomic window includes:
- a CDS encoding sugar transferase, with translation MSAFIFSADGSAAEKITNHPDSIKYLQNSIHPSISSNTKRLLDIFGAVIGLLITACLFIPIACITVISDPGPIFYSQIRCGLNGKTFRIWKFRSMVVNADRLKHLVKNEAQGHIFKCVDDPRITPMGKFLRRTSLDELPQFWNVLKGDMSLVGTRPPTLDEVAKYKPHHWERLRIKPGMTGEWQVNGRSSIKDFETIVKMDINYQQKWSNAYDLMLIFKTIWVVVGKSNAY, from the coding sequence ATGTCTGCTTTTATATTTAGTGCAGATGGCTCTGCTGCGGAAAAAATTACGAATCACCCTGATTCAATTAAATATCTGCAAAATTCCATCCACCCTTCCATATCAAGTAATACTAAACGGCTGCTTGATATTTTTGGTGCTGTAATCGGACTGTTAATTACTGCTTGCTTATTTATACCCATAGCTTGTATCACAGTTATTTCTGACCCCGGACCAATTTTTTATAGTCAGATTCGCTGTGGTTTGAATGGTAAAACCTTCCGAATTTGGAAGTTTCGTTCTATGGTTGTTAATGCTGACAGACTGAAACACTTAGTCAAAAATGAAGCCCAAGGTCATATTTTCAAATGTGTTGATGATCCACGCATAACCCCAATGGGTAAGTTTTTGCGACGCACTAGTCTTGATGAACTTCCCCAATTTTGGAATGTTCTCAAAGGAGATATGAGTCTAGTTGGTACTCGTCCACCAACTCTTGACGAAGTTGCCAAATACAAACCTCATCACTGGGAAAGGTTGCGTATTAAACCAGGAATGACTGGAGAATGGCAAGTAAATGGTCGTTCTAGCATTAAAGATTTTGAGACGATTGTCAAAATGGATATTAACTACCAACAAAAGTGGTCAAATGCTTATGACTTAATGCTAATCTTCAAAACTATATGGGTAGTTGTCGGGAAAAGTAATGCTTATTAA